The Pan troglodytes isolate AG18354 chromosome 1, NHGRI_mPanTro3-v2.0_pri, whole genome shotgun sequence genome includes a region encoding these proteins:
- the ADAM15 gene encoding disintegrin and metalloproteinase domain-containing protein 15 isoform X9: MRLALLWALGLLGAGSPLPSWPLPNIGGTEEQQAESEKAPREPLEPQVLQDDLPISLKKVLQTSLPEPLRIKLELDGDSHILELLQNRELVPGRPTLVWYQPDGTRVVSEGHTLENCCYQGRVRGYAGSWVSVCTCSGLRGLVVLTPERSYTLEQGPGDLQGPPIISRIQDLHLPGHTCALSWRESVHTQTPPEHPLGQRHIRRRRDVVTETKTVELVIVADHSEAQKYQDFQHLLNRTLEVALLLDTFFQPLNVRVALVGLEAWTQRDLVEISPNPAVTLENFLHWRRAHLLPRLPHDSAQLVTGTSFSGPTVGMAIQNSICSPDFSGGVNMDHSTSILGVASSIAHELGHSLGLDHDLPGNSCPCPGPAPAKTCIMEASTDFLPGLNFSNCSRRALEKALLDGMGSCLFERLPSLPTMAAFCGNMFVEPGEQCDCGFLDDCIDPCCDSSTCQLRPGAQCASDGPCCQNCQLRPSGWQCRPTRGDCDLPEFCPGDSSQCPPDVSLGDGEPCAGGQAVCMHGRCASYAQQCQSLWGPGAQPAAPLCLQTANTRGNAFGSCGRNPSGSYVSCTPRDAICGQLQCQTGRTQPLLGSIQDLLWETIDVNGTELNCSWVHLDLGSDVAQPLLTLPGTACGPGLVCIDHRCQRVDLLGAQECRSKCHGHGVCDSNRHCYCEEGWAPPDCTTQLKVSGASQAPTPKEAIACRPPGPVPIG; this comes from the exons GTGGCACTGAGGAGCAGCAGGCAGAGTCAGAGAAGGCCCCGAGGGAGCCCTTGGAGCCCCAGGTCCTTCAGGACGATCTCCCAATTAGCCTCAAAAAGGTGCTTCAG ACCAGTCTGCCTGAGCCCCTGAGGATCAAGTTGGAGCTGGACGGTGACAGTCATATCCTGGAGCTGCTACAGAATAG GGAGTTGGTCCCAGGCCGCCCAACCCTGGTGTGGTACCAGCCCGATGGCACTCGGGTGGTCAGTGAGGGACACACTCTG GAGAACTGCTGCTACCAGGGAAGAGTGCGGGGATATGCAGGCTCCTGGGTGTCCGTCTGCACCTGCTCTGGGCTCAG aggCTTGGTGGTCCTGACCCCAGAGAGAAGCTATACCCTGGAGCAGGGGCCTGGGGACCTTCAGGGTCCTCCCATTATTTCGCGAATCCAAGATCTCCACCTGCCAGGCCACACCTGTGCCCTGAGCTGGCGGGAATCTGTACACACTCAGACGCCACCAGAGCACCCCCTGGGACAGCGCCACATTCGCCGG AGGCGGGATGTGGTAACAGAGACCAAGACTGTGGAGTTGGTGATTGTGGCTGATCACTCGGAG GCCCAGAAATACCAGGACTTCCAGCACCTGCTAAACCGCACACTGGAAGTGGCTCTCTTGCTGGACACA TTCTTCCAGCCCCTGAATGTACGAGTGGCACTAGTGGGCCTGGAGGCCTGGACCCAGCGTGACCTGGTGGAGATCAGCCCAAACCCAGCTGTCACCCTCGAAAACTTCCTCCACTGGCGCAGGGCACATTTGCTGCCTCGATTGCCCCATGACAGTGCCCAGCTGGTGAC TGGTACTTCATTCTCTGGGCCTACGGTGGGCATGGCCATTCAGAACTCCATCTGTTCTCCTGACTTCTCAGGAGGTGTGAACATG GACCACTCCACCAGCATCCTGGGAGTCGCCTCCTCCATAGCCCATGAGTTGGGCCACAGCCTGGGCCTGGACCATGATTTGCCTGGGAATAGCTGCCCCTGTCCAGGTCCAGCCCCAGCCAAGACCTGCATCATGGAGGCCTCCACAGA CTTCCTACCAGGCCTGAATTTCAGCAACTGCAGCCGACGGGCCCTGGAGAAAGCCCTCCTGGATGGAATGGGCAGCTGCCTCTTTGAACGGCTGCCTAGCCTACCCACTATGGCTGCTTTCTGCGGAAATATGTTTGTGGAGCCGGGCGAGCAGTGTGACTGTGGCTTCCTGGAT GACTGCATCGATCCCTGCTGTGATTCCTCGACCTGCCAGCTGAGGCCAGGTGCACAGTGTGCATCTGACGGACCCTGTTGTCAAAATTGCCAG CTGCGCCCGTCTGGCTGGCAGTGTCGTCCTACCAGAGGGGATTGTGACTTGCCTGAATTCTGCCCAGGAGACAGCTCCCAGTGTCCCCCTGATGTCAGCCTAGGGGATGGCGAGCCCTGCGCTGGTGGGCAAGCTGTGTGCATGCACGGGCGTTGTGCCTCCTATGCCCAGCAGTGCCAGTCACTTTGGGGACCTGGAGCCCAGCCCGCTGCGCCACTTTGCCTCCAGACAGCTAATACTCGGGGAAATGCTTTTGGGAGCTGTGGGCGCAACCCCAGTGGCAGTTATGTGTCCTGCACCCCTAG AGATGCCATTTGTGGGCAGCTCCAGTGCCAGACAGGTAGGACCCAGCCTCTGCTGGGCTCCATCCAGGATCTACTCTGGGAGACAATAGATGTGAATGGGACTGAGCTGAACTGCAGCTGGGTGCACCTGGACCTGGGCAGTGATGTGGCCCAGCCCCTCCTGACTCTGCCTGGCACAGCCTGTGGCCCTGGCCTG GTGTGTATAGACCATCGATGCCAGCGTGTGGATCTCCTGGGGGCACAGGAATGTCGAAGCAAATGCCATGGACATGGG GTCTGTGACAGCAACAGGCACTGCTACTGTGAGGAGGGCTGGGCACCCCCTGACTGCACCACTCAGCTCAAAG TCTCAGGGGCCAGCCAAGCCCCCACCCCCAAGGAAGCCATTGCCTGCCGACCCCCAGGGCCGGTGCCCATCGGGTGA
- the ADAM15 gene encoding disintegrin and metalloproteinase domain-containing protein 15 isoform X10 has translation MRLALLWALGLLGAGSPLPSWPLPNIVSACNVEAPQVALRSSRQSQRRPRGSPWSPRSFRTISQLASKRCFRELVPGRPTLVWYQPDGTRVVSEGHTLENCCYQGRVRGYAGSWVSVCTCSGLRGLVVLTPERSYTLEQGPGDLQGPPIISRIQDLHLPGHTCALSWRESVHTQTPPEHPLGQRHIRRRRDVVTETKTVELVIVADHSEAQKYQDFQHLLNRTLEVALLLDTFFQPLNVRVALVGLEAWTQRDLVEISPNPAVTLENFLHWRRAHLLPRLPHDSAQLVTGTSFSGPTVGMAIQNSICSPDFSGGVNMDHSTSILGVASSIAHELGHSLGLDHDLPGNSCPCPGPAPAKTCIMEASTDFLPGLNFSNCSRRALEKALLDGMGSCLFERLPSLPTMAAFCGNMFVEPGEQCDCGFLDDCIDPCCDSSTCQLRPGAQCASDGPCCQNCQLRPSGWQCRPTRGDCDLPEFCPGDSSQCPPDVSLGDGEPCAGGQAVCMHGRCASYAQQCQSLWGPGAQPAAPLCLQTANTRGNAFGSCGRNPSGSYVSCTPRDAICGQLQCQTGRTQPLLGSIQDLLWETIDVNGTELNCSWVHLDLGSDVAQPLLTLPGTACGPGLVSSLGGQDQV, from the exons GTGGCACTGAGGAGCAGCAGGCAGAGTCAGAGAAGGCCCCGAGGGAGCCCTTGGAGCCCCAGGTCCTTCAGGACGATCTCCCAATTAGCCTCAAAAAGGTGCTTCAG GGAGTTGGTCCCAGGCCGCCCAACCCTGGTGTGGTACCAGCCCGATGGCACTCGGGTGGTCAGTGAGGGACACACTCTG GAGAACTGCTGCTACCAGGGAAGAGTGCGGGGATATGCAGGCTCCTGGGTGTCCGTCTGCACCTGCTCTGGGCTCAG aggCTTGGTGGTCCTGACCCCAGAGAGAAGCTATACCCTGGAGCAGGGGCCTGGGGACCTTCAGGGTCCTCCCATTATTTCGCGAATCCAAGATCTCCACCTGCCAGGCCACACCTGTGCCCTGAGCTGGCGGGAATCTGTACACACTCAGACGCCACCAGAGCACCCCCTGGGACAGCGCCACATTCGCCGG AGGCGGGATGTGGTAACAGAGACCAAGACTGTGGAGTTGGTGATTGTGGCTGATCACTCGGAG GCCCAGAAATACCAGGACTTCCAGCACCTGCTAAACCGCACACTGGAAGTGGCTCTCTTGCTGGACACA TTCTTCCAGCCCCTGAATGTACGAGTGGCACTAGTGGGCCTGGAGGCCTGGACCCAGCGTGACCTGGTGGAGATCAGCCCAAACCCAGCTGTCACCCTCGAAAACTTCCTCCACTGGCGCAGGGCACATTTGCTGCCTCGATTGCCCCATGACAGTGCCCAGCTGGTGAC TGGTACTTCATTCTCTGGGCCTACGGTGGGCATGGCCATTCAGAACTCCATCTGTTCTCCTGACTTCTCAGGAGGTGTGAACATG GACCACTCCACCAGCATCCTGGGAGTCGCCTCCTCCATAGCCCATGAGTTGGGCCACAGCCTGGGCCTGGACCATGATTTGCCTGGGAATAGCTGCCCCTGTCCAGGTCCAGCCCCAGCCAAGACCTGCATCATGGAGGCCTCCACAGA CTTCCTACCAGGCCTGAATTTCAGCAACTGCAGCCGACGGGCCCTGGAGAAAGCCCTCCTGGATGGAATGGGCAGCTGCCTCTTTGAACGGCTGCCTAGCCTACCCACTATGGCTGCTTTCTGCGGAAATATGTTTGTGGAGCCGGGCGAGCAGTGTGACTGTGGCTTCCTGGAT GACTGCATCGATCCCTGCTGTGATTCCTCGACCTGCCAGCTGAGGCCAGGTGCACAGTGTGCATCTGACGGACCCTGTTGTCAAAATTGCCAG CTGCGCCCGTCTGGCTGGCAGTGTCGTCCTACCAGAGGGGATTGTGACTTGCCTGAATTCTGCCCAGGAGACAGCTCCCAGTGTCCCCCTGATGTCAGCCTAGGGGATGGCGAGCCCTGCGCTGGTGGGCAAGCTGTGTGCATGCACGGGCGTTGTGCCTCCTATGCCCAGCAGTGCCAGTCACTTTGGGGACCTGGAGCCCAGCCCGCTGCGCCACTTTGCCTCCAGACAGCTAATACTCGGGGAAATGCTTTTGGGAGCTGTGGGCGCAACCCCAGTGGCAGTTATGTGTCCTGCACCCCTAG AGATGCCATTTGTGGGCAGCTCCAGTGCCAGACAGGTAGGACCCAGCCTCTGCTGGGCTCCATCCAGGATCTACTCTGGGAGACAATAGATGTGAATGGGACTGAGCTGAACTGCAGCTGGGTGCACCTGGACCTGGGCAGTGATGTGGCCCAGCCCCTCCTGACTCTGCCTGGCACAGCCTGTGGCCCTGGCCTGGTGAGCAGCCTGGGTGGGCAAGACCAGGTGTGA